Within Coregonus clupeaformis isolate EN_2021a chromosome 20, ASM2061545v1, whole genome shotgun sequence, the genomic segment acaaaatgtgggacaagtcaaggggtctgaatactttccgaaggcactgtataacttTAGATGCTGAAACAGTATAGAAGTATCCAGTACCCAAGCCTAGTCTTGAAACGCGACCCCATCTAATGACTCATCGTGACATGGATCTATTTCTTGTTTATCATCGCAGCTCTTGGCACATCGGTACAAGCGTTGCTGTTCCAGGGTCCAAACTGGCcgaccagactacaccctccaTCCCCACACTGTCTTCACCCCTCAGCTGTGCAGCTCTAGGTTTTTCCGCACCAGTTATGGTAAGTAGGCTTTGGAATCGGCACACAGGGATGTGGAGTGAGGAAGATGCTACTGCTGACAGTGTACACTAAGTACAGACCGTAGataaataaataatcaaataaaataaacaatctTACATGCACGAAAGGCTATGTGGAAGTTATAGGTTAAAGAATGGATGTTTTAGTTTTTAATGATCATTTGCTTTCTGTAGTCACATCAGGACCAATTCTGCCGTTCAAACTCTCAGATATTGGCGAGGGCATCATGGAGGTGACGGTGAAGGAATGGTATGTTTTCAAAATATGGTACACCAACGTGCGAACCGGTATATTAATTAGGTTTTATAAAATAGTTGCCACTAGAGGCCACACAAGTTCAATGATTACTAAGCATAGCTACTCCAAGAGAGATATTTTAAGGTTGTGTCTTTCTGTTCCCATAGGTATGTGAAGGAAGGAGACAAAGTATCCCAGTTTGACAGCATCTGTGAGGTACAGAGTGACAAGGCATCTGTCACCATCACAAGTCGCTATGACGGTGTCATTAAAAAGCTCTACTATGAGGTTGATGCCATAGCCTTAGTGGGCACACCCCTGGTGGATATCGAGACAGAGCCCGGTCCGGGTAGGTGTGTCGCCAAGGCACCAACAATGGAGTAATGGGAATCTCCCAACTTTTTATGTATCTAATGTTTAGAACGATGGAACTAGAAACCTTGAAGCCAGTTCCTTGACAGTTTATATTACCTGGGTcacgtttatatatatatatatatatatatatacatacacacagtgaggggaaaaaagtatttgatcccctgctgattttgtacgtttgcccactgacaaagaaatgatcagtctataattttaatggtaggtttatttgaacagtgagagacagaataacaacaaaaaaatccagaaaaacgcatgtcaaaaatgttataaattgatttgcattttaattagggaaataagtatttgacccctctcaatcagaaagatttctggctcccaggtgtcttttatacaggtaacgagctgagattaggagcacaattggtggctgactaaatacttttttttatctcagtttgttacctgtataaaagacacctgtccacagaagcaatcaatcaatcagattccaaactctccaccatggccaagaccaaagagctctccaaggatgtcagggacaagattgtagacctacacaaggctggaatgggctacaagaccatcgccaagcagcttggtgagaaggtgacaacagttggtgcgattattcgcaaatggaagaaacacaaaagaactgtcaatctccctcggcctggggctccatgcaagatctcacctggtggagttgcaatgatcatgagaacggtgaggaatcagcccagaactacacgggaggatcttgtcaatgatctcaaggcagctggaaccatagtcaccgagaaaacaattggtaacacactacgccgtgaaggactgaaatcctgcagtgcctgcaaggtccccctgctcaagaaagcacatatacaggcccgtctgaagtttgccaatgaacatctgaatgattcagaggagaactgggtgaaagtgttgtggtcagatgagaccaaaatcgagctctttggcatcaactcaactcgccatgtttggaggaggaggaatgctgcctatgaccccaagaacaccatccccaccgtcaaacatggaggtggaaacattatgctttgggggtgtttttctgctaaggggacaggacaacttcaccgcatcaaagggacgatggacggggccatgtaccgtcaaatcttgggtgagaacctccttccctcagccagggcattgaaaatgggttgtggatgggtattccagcatgacaatgacccaaaacacacggccaaggcaacaaaggagtggctcaagaagaggcacattaaggtcctggagtggcctagccagtctccagaccttaatcccatagaaaatctgtggagggagctgaaggtccgagttgccaaacgtcagcctcgaaaccttaatgacttggagaagatctgcaaagaggagtggaacaaaatccctcctgagatgtgtgcaaacctggtggccaactacaagaaacgtctgacctctgtgattgccaacaagggttttgccaccaagtactaagtcatgttttgcagaggggtcaaatacttatttccctcattaaaatgcaaatcaatttataacttttttgacatgcgtttttctggatttttctgttgttattctgtctctcactgttcaaataaacttaccattaaaattatagactgatcatttctttgtcagtggacaaacgtacaaaatcagcaggggatcaaatacttttttccctcactgtgtgtgtgtgtgtgtgtgtgtatgtatatgtgtgtatatatatatatatatatatatatatatatatatatatatatatatatatatatatatatatatatatatatattatatttttttttaattgggaacactacaaaatatattttaagttCAAAAACAACATTGACTTCTGTTGGAAGGTGGGGATAGTGACTTTGGTCGATCTTTCAGAGGTGGCCCATGAGGAGGATGTTGTGGAGACCCCGGCGATGTCAAACGATGAGCACACACACCAGCAAATCAAGGGACACAAGACCCAGGCCACACCTGCAGTCCGTCgtttagccatggagaacactgtGAGTTGTTATTAAAAGACAGACACATACGCATGCAAGCGTGCATTCACTGCAAGATGGCACTATAGCACAAGATTTAGCACCGCCCCTTTTAAACCTGGAGCGGCCaactactgggtgtgcaggcttttgtgaGGATTCAGTCTATTTATCTCAATACTATTTATCTCTTTGCCGCCTACTTTCCATTCCTCCTTAGATCAAGCTGAGTGAAGTGGTCGGAACCGGGAGAGATGGACGGATCCTTAAAGAGGACATCCTCAACTTCCTGGCCAAACAGACAGGGGCCATCTTACCCCCAACCCCATTCCATGAGATCCAGCCACCCCCTCCCGCAGCATCcgcctcctcctcggcctccaTGCCCAAGGCGAAGCCCCCACCAAGTGTCCCGCTCCCTGTCATCTCCAGGCCCGTATTCACGGGCAAGGACAGCACTGAGCCCTTGAAAGGTAGAGGGAGCTTTACAGAGATGGTTAATGGTTCCAATACATTTTTGCTTTCTGGGATACATTTCTGATTCAGAGAATAACCCATAGTATTAGCTAGACAGGTTAAATATAGTCTATTATAATTAGAGTAGTTGTGATGTTTGGAAGGGGTTTCAAAAAGCTAGTCACTGTATTTATTTTGCCCCATCTAGGTTCAGTCTAGGTTCCAAACAACTTCCTTCTGGCTTTGTTTGCACCAGTCTAAAGTGACCTGACCGGACAGGTGTTAACTTAGCAATATGGTACTGGCTTCATCAAAACATATCACTTTTTTCCAATGTATTCCTCTGAATGACCAGGTTTCCACAAGGCAATGGTGAAGACCATGACTGCAGCTTTGAAGATCCCCCACTTTGGTTATAAAGATGAAGTGGATTTGACGAGGCTGGTGCAGCTGCGCaaggagctgaaggacctgtcaGAGGCTCGCGGGGTCAAGCTCAGCTACATGCCCTTCTTCATCAAGGTGACCTTTGACCCCTGACATGATATAATATGAAGTTGTGAGGTTACATTTTTAGTGTCAAAAAGTGACACTATTGCGAAAATGCATGGGGTAACACTTAGTAAGACGTGTTCGTTATGACATTGAAACGTCAGCTTTATAAGCTCATGTCAGATCATGTATTCGGAGGTAGCGGCTTGTGTTATGTGACTGAAGTGACATAACGCCCTGCACAGCAACTTCACTATTACAGGGGTGTCATGAAAGAATCATTGAATGTCATACCAGAAGGACTATGCCAGAGGATTTGGCTAAATGGTCTGCTTGCTGTCGTTTGGATCATGAGGATGAAGATGATAATAATGATCTTCTCTGTTTGAGCAGGCTGCTTCTCTGGGCCTTCTCCATTTCCCCATCCTCAACGCCTCAGTGGACGAGGCTGTTCAGAACATCATCTACAAGGTAAGGCAGGGAAGAGGAGATGGTGTTGGGGAGACATTGGTTCCCTTTCAGTCAACTTCAGTACAATATACTATGGGGAGTCTGGTTGAAATTCTAATGAAGTGAGAGAGACTTTGTCATTTTTTCAAACAATCATCTTTATTTAATATtgattaattattgcaataatgagGCTGGTCGAACCAACACTCTTGAGTGTTGGGCCGAGAGCTCTGACATAcaaagaatacaaatatattttatagcacGATACCCCCTCCTATTCTACATAacaaacagcagatgtgtggaatggGTCAAAAGGTGAGACTTGATATATGAGAAATGAGTATCCCCCAGCCAGATAGCATTTGCTGTGAAGACTGTTCTTATTGTACAGAAACCAGAGTTTGACAAGGTTCCTCTCATCATTATCCATACCCGAGCCATCTCTCCCTGGTACCTTACATTACACAAACACCAACTCATTCTATGGAATGCATGCTGTAGGTTTTATCACCAAACCATTCATAAATCGTCAGCTCCAGATACCCCTATATCAGGTAAAACCCATGTCCTTGGCCACACGCCTAGACTAGCTGCAGGGAGCTGGAGTAGAAACCATCCCATTACAAAAACATAGCATTAGTAGAACAGAAATGTCTTACTATTTGTTAACTATTAAATGAAGCAGGTAAACATGTTACATGTACATTTCTCTCACAAGTCGCACTCTCTCGACTTTGGTTGAAGGCTCTAAAATCACGCCTGAGAAAGCCAATGAAATCCTTGCCTcgctggaagccccgccttccacaggtgCTAAGCATGAGGCTAGAATTCATTCCATCAATTATTCTGTTCTTCACCTCAGTGTGAACAGGAACGATTCACGCAACTAAAACAAATTGGAATACGAGACTGTCTTAAGTTGCGCCAACTAAACTGTCCCTTAGTGGTAGAGCGTGCTCACCCCTGGAAGTTGTGTGCTTGAGTTTATATGGTTCTCATAGTTTCCTAGTCACAAACAATTAGTTATTAGTCAGGATTGCTTGGCCTGGCAATAGCAATGAGTAAGATGGCAAAAAATGTGACCTAGATGACTAAGGCTAAGCCGGTGTTTGGGTTCGTGACCATGCCCAAATGAATAGAGATACTCACATTTGTTGTCTTTGTATAAGTTAGAGGTTGACACGGGAACAGGACTCCGGCAGGAATGGGAGTGATGTTCTAGAGTCAAGTTCGGGAGGcctaatatagtttacttaataaAAAACTAAAGTAAATGGTaattcccccccccccttcctcgCTCCAGTTGTAGCCAGTCACTTTACCTCAGATGCAAGGGCAGACATCCACAATTGCACATGTCAATATCATGAGTTCATTCGACCAAAAGGTTGCTTGTtggaatccccgagccgacaaggtggaaAAGTCTGCCGTTCAgcctttgagcaaggcaattaacccccaCAAGAACTGCTCCCCGGCTGCcgatgacgtcgattaaggcagccctgtGCACCTCTCTGATTCCGAGGGGTttggttaaatgcggaagacacattttgaatgcattcagttgtgcaactgactaggtatcccctttctctttccatctgggtaagtagaaaataTCAATGTGgttgtcacagccattaaactctgtaactgtttttaaagtcaccattggcctcatggtgagaggtttccttcctctccggcaactgagttaggaaggactcctgtatctatgtagtgactgggtgtattgatacaccatccaaagtgtatataccttcaccatactcaaagggatattaaatgtagttaatttttttatataaattttTTAAATctgccaataggtgcccttctttgtgaggcattggaaaacctccctggtctttcgttgaatctgtttgaaattcactgctcgatttgagggaccttaaagataattatatgtgtggggtagtAATtttaaaatcatgttaaacacttattgcacatgcaacttattgtgacttgttaagcacatttttactcctgaacttatttaggcttgccaaaggggttgaatacttattgtctcaagacatttcagcttttcattttacatttttaaaacataattccacattgCCATTATGGGATATTGCGTGTAGGCCAGTGACGTCAAATCtgaattgaatccattttaaaaatCAGGTCTGTCCCCTGCTCTGTGTACAGAATCGGGTTAGTGGAAACCAAGATTGTTCTCAGGGTAGGCCTGGTtgtagctacagtgcattcagaaagtattcagacccattgactttttccacattttgttatgttacagcctttttctaaaattgattaaataagtgtttttcctcatcaatctacacacaataccccataatgacaaagcgaaaacaggtttatataaatgtttgcaaatatatttaaaatacaaaacagataccttatttacataagtattcagattctttgcaatgagattcgaaattgagctcaggtgcatcctgtttccattgatcatcgttgagatgtttctacaacttgtttggagtccacctgtggtaaattcaattgattggacatgatttggaaagcacacacctgtctatataaggtcccacagttgacagtgcatgtcagagcaaaaaccaagccatgaggtcgaaggaattgtccgtagagctccgagacaggattttgtcgaggcagagatctggggaagggtactaaacaacttctgcagcattgaaggtccccaagacacaagtggcctccatcattcttaaatggaagttttgaaccactaagactcttcctagagctggccatccaggggagaagggccatggtcagggaggtgaccaagaacctgatggtcactctctgacagagcttcagagttcctctgtggagatgggagaaccttccagaaggacaaccatctctgcagcaacccaccaatgaggcctttatggtagagtggccagacggaagccactcctcagtaaaaggcacaggaaagcccgcttggagtttgacaaaaggcgtCTTTTTCGTGAGTAAAAATAGAAACACACACCCGACTAATTTCCAGCAAGTTTGAAGATTTATTAGCCTATGAAGTATATTTGACTTTGAAGTTGGAGCACAATGACTGGTATTTCCGTcaataaataaaaagtattatTTAGCAATGGATTTATTTTCTTATCCTTGACAATTTGGCTGGCAACAGTTTTAAATTTATCGACTTTTCATTCATTTATTTTTTGCCAAAAGCCAGCATTTactggctaacggaaaccctgcccCATTCCTATTTTCAATTCCTGGAGTTGGAGAAAGCGGGGCTTGCATGCTTCTCCGACGAGGAAGCAGCCCCCGAACAGCTAGTTCGTGTAACCCCGGAGAGAGGGGCCTTAGCACCGGTCTGAGCGACCAGTGTGCCGCTCCACAAAAACATTTGTGACGACAGTGCCCCTAGGTTTTGTTACAGCAAACAAACGGGGTACTACATTAGCCATTTCCAGAGCCTTCTGTGCCCATAAGGGAGGTGGGCTTCATGCCGTCTCACGGATGCATAACGTGTGTTGGAAGCTTTCCATGTTTAATGTCCCTCTTTGTATCCCTCACCCCTTGAACAACATGGAATATCTGAATCTCCCCAGGGTGGGAGCAGAGTATGTGAGTTGAGTTGAGTGGTCGGAATTCCCAGCGCTCCGCGTCCTTTCCAACCGCGCTGTTAAAAAACTGCTGTTCCAAATTCGCTCCATTAATTAAAAACaccatttaaccaacacccatctatttttgtgactacctggaccttcCATTTGGTTTGAAGatttgaaaccaaaccatatgataaTTCCACAAGGGAGCACCCCTCCCCATAGGTGGCACATTACTGGGATTCATTGCTGATTCCTGTCTGTAGCTCACTAGTCCCTAATGAGGTGTCTAGTGATACAGGTTATGGGCCCGTAGGCGATTGGTGGTTGGTAGCGGAGTCGATGGAGCAAGCAGGGCTATTATCCAACACAGTCTCTGTGGTTCATATGAACCCCAAAAGGAGCTGTCTTTCGCCAGCTCAAAACTTTATTCCTAGGAAATAGATTAGATTACAGTTTCTCAACCTTTTGCGCCCACTTGGGATTTggttttggatgctctgtgtgAGGCCCCCTTTTGAACCACTGGAGTCTGGATCTGAAGATCCTCTCCTATAAAACCTACTTTCTCGTGGCTTTAGCCTCGGCTAAACATGTTGGGGATGTCCAAGTTATCCATACACCCTTCCTGTACTTAGTTTGCCCTGGGTGATTCTGTGAAGTTGCGTCCAAATGCGGTCTTCGCCCTGAAAGTCATGGCTATGTCCTACAGGTCTTTTATCTTTTGAGCTATTTCAATTGTTCGCAGCCTCGTTTTGTTTTCTGAAAAGCAACAGAGGTTACATGCCCTGTGTCCGGTGCGAGCTTTACGCACGTACATTGAACGGACCCGGGATATCCGGTTATGTGACCAGctttttgtctgttttgctaaTCAATCATGCGGCAGGACGCTCTCTAAGCAGCGTCTCTCCCACTGGATTGGCTATCTCCCTGGCGTGTAGCAGCAAGCTTATGATGGCGCCGACAGAGGGTGCCTCAAGCTCCGATaaaattgtattattatttataaaaTTCACTTGGTACCACCCACCCCTCAAGTATTTTCTCTGCCTCCATCCCAATGGACATGTATTTATTAATCATTGCTACAGTTGTTATGTGTATATTGTTCTATTCCTCTTGGGTTTTTTTAATGACCATTTTCATCTTTTATTtcacttagtcctgcatgttggagtTCTGAGCTTAAgtttttcactgtaccctgcaatcacacctgcaccCTGTACATATGACTATTAAACACTCAATCTGAATCTCTGAAGGGTTACCTAGCGGTGTACGTGCCAACTCCACCAGGGGTCTGGCAACGTTTTGGGCATTATTTAAAGTGTTGACTGTAGGAGATATTTGTGCTGCGGTGAGTTGGGCATCACCAAACACTTTTGTGAGGTTTTATCGCTTGGatatcactgctcccagtgtggttACAGCTGGGTCGTTCCATGTActttcagattgttctgaaatcgttcctgtagttagaaacagataagattagcattgctgcaacattattttgttgaaatataattttaatctaaattgattgcacccaatttggtcatttttttatttataggAATCATAATATTCAAACTTTTTTTTCTAACAGTGAGTAGGACATGAGGGATCCAAAGACATTGTAAAAAGCCACCCACAGAGCCCACCCCCCCACGCCGATCCCACCCCAACAGAGTATACCGTATCAGttctatgtttgacaagtagttAAGAGCTGCGGCTCGGAGTATTGTTTCTTCCTCCTATGTAATTtggtttatgtcccatcctacatcTTGATATtacaggttctgaccactagatggtgctgttcctgctattaACTGATTTTTATTTTGATAActaaagagctctattttcatgtcatccaacaaatgtaaacgccaTTTGCACTTGGGTTGCAACTGATGCTTTGGTCAGattacatgaaaatagagctctttggccacgcacacaagtggtgggtttggcgtttaAATTAAaatgcatgagcagaaaataacctctactgtaaaatat encodes:
- the dbt gene encoding lipoamide acyltransferase component of branched-chain alpha-keto acid dehydrogenase complex, mitochondrial, whose product is MAAVTRGSFQFMRRLLLAHRYKRCCSRVQTGRPDYTLHPHTVFTPQLCSSRFFRTSYVTSGPILPFKLSDIGEGIMEVTVKEWYVKEGDKVSQFDSICEVQSDKASVTITSRYDGVIKKLYYEVDAIALVGTPLVDIETEPGPEVAHEEDVVETPAMSNDEHTHQQIKGHKTQATPAVRRLAMENTIKLSEVVGTGRDGRILKEDILNFLAKQTGAILPPTPFHEIQPPPPAASASSSASMPKAKPPPSVPLPVISRPVFTGKDSTEPLKGFHKAMVKTMTAALKIPHFGYKDEVDLTRLVQLRKELKDLSEARGVKLSYMPFFIKAASLGLLHFPILNASVDEAVQNIIYKASHNIGLAMDTSQGLLVPNVKNVQLLSVFEIAVELNRMQTLGATGQLGTADLTGGTFTLSNIGSIGGTYAKPVILPPEVAIGALGKIQVLPRFNSRDEVVKAYIINVSWSADHRIIDGATMARFSNLWRDYLENPASMVLDLK